Genomic DNA from Podospora pseudoanserina strain CBS 124.78 chromosome 4, whole genome shotgun sequence:
CGTCAAGTAACCTTATACTCCGCCTCGACCGGGGAAACTGAGCCACCCACTGTGCCCACTACTGCGCGAAAAACAACCATTCAGGCGAGTCGTCACCACATTGTTTTCACCGTCAGCCCTCTTTGAGTTTTATCATCTAAATCGGCGATTCCTACCACCTAATCCAACCTCTCAGTgatcagcaacaccaaatCAGAGAAGATTTCTCTACAGGAAATGGACCAAGAGTAGTTGCCCAGGTGGTCTTGGGCTCAGGAGCCCAAACACGTCAGTGTAGGAACAACAAACACGCAATACAAGTTATATCCTAAGCTCAGTAGAACAATGGGAAACTATGatttaaatataattttaGTATACATAGATAAATAAAGATTAATACCGCACCCGGACATTATTATCCCCTTCTTGATAAAGTATTGGATAGGTAACCCAGGGGAGATTTATGCGATGTACACAGCAGCTCTTATCCAACAATATATTTCCGGCTCCACTAAAGTAAGGTAGCCGCTACCTACTTGCATCTCTACATTCTCAAAGTCAACCTATATGCTAGAAAGAAAGAACGGTGATATGCAGACCACCAAGAGATCAGGAAAACATATTCCTCAAAAGAATGAACGGCTCATAACCGAAACTCCCGTTGTTCCACTCCTTAAATCACCTCTGTCATCTTCTGTGCTTAGTGTCTACTGCTGCTCAGCCACCTCCACAGCCCCAGAGCCGCCAGCTGCTGTGCGGAACTGTCTGGTGTTGCAACGCCAGGAGCTGATGCGGTCGCTGAAGAAGCCGTTGCCATCGTGAAGATTGGCATCCTCCTGGTTACCGTAAGAGCGGCCTCCGCAGTTGGAGTGTCTTGGAAGGGAAATGTTAGCATTACTACAAAGATACAAGTAAAAGAACGGTGATGGTAATACTTACTCATACCAGACACAGTGGAAGCGGTTCTTGTCAAGGTTGCGGATGGAGCTGATGCGGTCATTGTAGCTGCCGGGGACATTGACTGGGTGATAGTTGGGTTAGGTTTCTAGCTTTTCGGGTTGAATCAGGCTGGTGATGTATCTTACAGCATGAACCGGGGTTGGATCTAAAGGTTTGGCATGGGTTGCCCCAGCGAGCGTTCTGGCAGGCAAACAAAAAGGCCGTGTTCTGACGAGCcgtgatgctgctgtcagaTGAGGTATCCACTGCAGGGGCAGCGGTGGCTGAGAGGACGCCCatggcgatgaggatggtggtctTCAGGTTGAACATTTTGAAAGTGCGGAATGGTGGTATTGTATGTGCTAGGGTACTGGAGCGTCGTTCTTGATGCTGTGTGTgttcgatgatgatgatgatgatggaaaaTTGAATGACGAGGAAACGCTGCCACATTTATACTTCCTTTCAGCTCTGATCTAGCTACTTCGAATTCTTCAAGAACCGCACAATACTTGCACCTCACAGATGAATGACAAATCTCAGTATCATCACGAATCAAACCATCATCGTTGGCGATGGTGCGTGGTAAAGTCTGCGCCTTGGATCATCATTCTCGGCTTCCCAGATAGGATAACCGAAACCTTTTGGTAGGAACACTCTTAGACATAAGCACATGGTTGATTCACTTGCAGTTATTCAGCCATACAGCCTACGTTTTCGAATGAACAACAGACAGAGTTGAAGACAGACTTCAAGAAGGTTGATACTGGGACATGGGGAAACAAGCCCATGACGCATCCATgtatcttggtgttggttacTAAACTTTGCATTATAGACCTCACACGAAACCGGAAAGACCACCACACGTTTGAGCCATCTTTTACATGTCTTGGTACAGAATATTATGTGTATTGTAGGTAGATAGACAGACGGAGGTTTCCATCTGTTTGGTCGGTCTTACTCAAAGTGATCAAAGAGACCGATGTCTTGGTTTGTCACCCTTCATCCGTGGCGTAGCTGACAGATTCTCCAATACTTTTGTCCTACAAACTAGAACCTTCCTACTTGTGTCTAGGTCTTATGTGCTGTCTCACAGCCTTGTGGCTCTGTGAGCTGGCGTCTGACAATGCGGCCCCCAATGATCTACAAATCACTGCATTTTGGCCCTTGGCATCCGGATCAACCACATCATGTCATCAAAACAATTGTTGATCTATAGTAAGGGACCTTAGCTGTAATTAAGGGACTGGAATGTTTCTCTGTCAGCATGTCAAAATGAGCTCCTGGTGGAATGAAGATGTCGGGAACTTGTGGTTGTCGATCATGCACAAAGTCCTAGCAGAACGTGACATTGAGTGCTCACAAATCATCGCTTGGCTCCAATACCGCTTAGGATGTCTATTCTTCTCATGGATAGATGCGACTATCTCACAGTTATGCCAAGCACGAGAAGCAAAATCGCAGGTAAAAGTTGTCTTTACTGTCTGCCTCACCAAGCGAGGACTGGCTGACCTCTGCTAGCTATGTATGTTTTCTATCTACTAGACCAGATGTCCCCATACCACAGAAGTAAAGAACCCGCGCAGAGGTAAAATGAAGTGAAAAGAATGACCATCAAAAAGGCGTACTGTGAACCGCCAGATCtcacaagaaaaaaacatcTCCGAAATTCTGAACCATGAGTTGAATGTGATCGGTTGCTGATCACCAACACAGCTAGCTGAGTGCAAACCACGTTAGGCCTCGACCTCAGTGGCGTTCTCGGCCTCAGCAGTGCGGAACTGCTTGCGGTTGCAGCGCCAGGAGCTGATGCGGTCG
This window encodes:
- a CDS encoding hypothetical protein (EggNog:ENOG503P91C; COG:S), with the protein product MFNLKTTILIAMGVLSATAAPAVDTSSDSSITARQNTAFLFACQNARWGNPCQTFRSNPGSCFNVPGSYNDRISSIRNLDKNRFHCVWYEHSNCGGRSYGNQEDANLHDGNGFFSDRISSWRCNTRQFRTAAGGSGAVEVAEQQ